The following are from one region of the Salvia splendens isolate huo1 chromosome 2, SspV2, whole genome shotgun sequence genome:
- the LOC121774756 gene encoding BRASSINOSTEROID INSENSITIVE 1-associated receptor kinase 1-like: protein MDHDETHFTTTVTGTIGHIAPEYIAFSSDKTDVFSYGAFLLELITGRRIIDLIHVTYENDRMCVDWVKRNYEERRWESMADIEGGDDEMEAVVKLLVKIAVLCTR from the exons ATGGACCACGATGAGACTCATTTCACCACTACCGTGACAGGAACAATTGGTCATATAGCCCCCGAGTACATTGCCTTCAGTTCAGATAAAACTGATGTTTTTAGTTATGGAGCGTTTCTTCTTGAGCTCATCACCGGACGGAGAATTATTGATCTTATTCACGTAACCTATGAGAATGACAGGATGTGCGTTGATTGG GTAAAAAGGAATTATGAGGAGAGAAGATGGGAATCAATGGCTGACATTGAAGGTGGTGATGATGAGATGGAGGCAGTGGTGAAGCTGCTGGTGAAAATAGCTGTTCTCTGCACACGATAA
- the LOC121774747 gene encoding endochitinase 4-like yields the protein MGSRDEKDTTPKIYLSLETLHQSVCTKPEHIQHSELLSAHATAKGRDSTAVGGFFLRWPHIQPSELLDPLTTPSGKLAAFFVHVAHETGKNGEQSKPYCDPTYSKWLCAANKHYYGRGPLKLTWNYNYGVASRAIGFNLLKNPELVATNALVSIKASIWFWMENCHGPFISGKGFGATIRAINSTECDGKRTTQVSSRVKYYEDYCKQLRC from the exons atgGGTTCGAGAGATGAAAAAGACACCACACCAAAAATATATCTATCTTTGGAAACGTTACACCAATCTGTGTGTACTAAGCCGGAGCATATCCAACATTCGGAACTACTCAGCGCTCATGCGACTGCCAAGGGAAGGGATTCTACAGCCGTGGGAGGTTTCTTCTTGCGATGGCCTCATATCCAACCATCAGAACTATTGGATCCATTGACAACTCCAAGCGGGAAATTAGCGGCCTTCTTTGTACACGTCGCGCATGAGACAGGAA AAAATGGAGAGCAATCGAAGCCCTATTGCGACCCAACATATTCAAAATGGTTGTGTGCGGCCAACAAGCACTACTACGGCCGGGGACCGTTAAAGCTGACGTGGAACTACAACTATGGTGTGGCCAGCCGCGCCATAGGGTTCAATTTACTAAAAAACCCCGAGCTCGTTGCCACAAATGCCCTTGTATCAATCAAGGCTTCCATATGGTTTTGGATGGAAAACTGCCACGGCCCTTTCATATCGGGCAAGGGCTTTGGTGCCACGATCCGTGCTATTAATAGCACTGAATGCGATGGGAAGAGGACCACCCAAGTGAGCTCTCGAGTCAAGTACTACGAAGATTATTGTAAGCAGTTGCGGTGTTGA
- the LOC121774765 gene encoding uncharacterized protein LOC121774765: MAATLNMVQPQIPKLEKRNYGNWSIQMRVLLQSQELWDIVQDGYTEPVSQEAEDALTNNQKNALKDARKRDKKALFNIYQGIDETTFEKVSAATTSKQAWEILKNSFTGIDKAIRVRLQILRGEFESLTMSETESISDYFARTLVIVNQMKRQGEIIEDVRVIEKILRSLTSKFEHVVAAIEESKDLSTMSIDQLQSSLEVHKQRMKKKTAPSLEHMLQAKM, encoded by the coding sequence ATGGCGGCAACGTTGAATATGGTTCAACCCCAGATTCCCAAATTAGAGAAACGCAATTATGGGAATTGGAGTATTCAGATGCGAGTCTTGTTGCAATCACAAGAGTTGTGGGATATTGTTCAAGACGGCTACACCGAACCTGTCTCCCAAGAAGCCGAAGATGCCCTGACAAACAACCAGAAGAACGCCCTCAAAGATGCAAGGAAACGAGACAAGAAGGCATTGTTCAATATCTATCAAGGTATTGATGAAACCACGTTCGAGAAAGTAAGTGCAGCCACCACGTCAAAACAAGCCTGGGAGATTTTGAAGAATTCTTTCACTGGTATTGATAAGGCGATACGAGTTCGACTGCAGATCCTACGTGGCGAGTTCGAAAGTTTGACCATGTCTGAAACGGAGAGCATTTCAGACTATTTCGCAAGAACATTAGTTATTGTGAATCAAATGAAACGGCAAGGAGAGATAATTGAAGATGTTCGTGTCATTGAGAAAATTCTTCGTTCCTTGACGTCAAAATTTGAGCACGTCGTTGCAGCTATCGAAGAATCAAAAGATCTCAGCACTATGTCCATCGACCAGTTGCAGAGCAGCTTGGAAGTCCACAAGCAACGAATGAAGAAAAAGACCGCTCCGTCACTTGAGCATATGCTACAAGCGAAGATGTGA